In a genomic window of Pseudoxanthomonas sp. Root65:
- a CDS encoding C39 family peptidase codes for MKRSVRRGRWLAHLALACAFTTLGGASAATSDLRVPGGAYSVRLTSLKEARFKTTLPQQYDFSCGSAATATLLTHQYGHPVTEVDVFVQMYNNGDQARIRKEGFSLLDMRRYLRSKGYEADGFELPLDKLQQENVPAIVLLNDRGYRHFVVVKGLRDGRVLLGDPARGTRAMPRSRFEALWDNRVMFVVHNQRERARFNQASDWKTAPPAPLDMGIQRDGLRNITVPRRGPGDI; via the coding sequence ATGAAACGCAGCGTGCGGCGCGGGCGCTGGCTGGCGCACCTCGCACTGGCCTGCGCGTTCACCACGCTGGGCGGGGCCTCGGCCGCGACCAGCGACCTGCGCGTGCCCGGTGGCGCTTACAGCGTCCGCCTGACCAGCCTGAAGGAAGCGCGCTTCAAGACCACGCTGCCGCAACAGTACGACTTCAGCTGCGGCTCGGCGGCGACCGCGACGCTGCTGACGCACCAGTACGGGCATCCCGTCACCGAGGTGGACGTATTCGTGCAGATGTACAACAACGGCGACCAGGCGCGCATCCGCAAGGAAGGTTTCTCGCTGCTGGACATGCGTCGCTACCTGCGTTCGAAAGGATACGAAGCCGATGGCTTCGAACTGCCGCTGGACAAGCTGCAGCAGGAGAACGTGCCGGCGATCGTGCTGCTCAACGATCGCGGCTACCGGCACTTCGTGGTGGTGAAGGGGCTGCGGGATGGACGCGTGCTGCTCGGCGACCCCGCGCGTGGCACGCGCGCGATGCCGCGCTCGCGCTTCGAGGCGTTGTGGGACAACCGCGTGATGTTCGTGGTGCACAACCAGCGGGAGCGCGCCCGCTTCAACCAGGCCAGCGACTGGAAGACCGCACCTCCGGCGCCGCTCGACATGGGAATCCAGCGCGATGGCCTGCGCAACATCACCGTGCCGCGGCGCGGTCCGGGAGACATCTGA
- a CDS encoding transporter encodes MKGTSLMDVAPLALAVGLGVHAGQATAQEVAAPATPPPPIPTQPYEITADARLDALQRQLNEQTQRLQQMRELMQAQEQQIFGLQNALNEEILANARARGAPAPVIVPSLNQAPTFRDTPAGAPGYIVVGPQPAPERAAPAEGAAAVHDATQVAQAGAPRGTPSTSSAQAQSPAASGSDAQTPQRVGQAPESDSRPPEVAQIFDQPGVLTPKGKLVLEPAIQYGYSANDRVALVGYTIIPAILIGLIDVRQVKTTTAVATLTGRYGVSRRMELEAKLPYVYIHSDTVSREIFTGSAQDRVFNARGSGMGDVEVTGRYQLNRGGADKPFYIAWLRYKSRTGRDLFDVTTDCVTRCVANTTGTGLPLDLPTGSGFNALQPGITWLYPSDPVVFFGSLSYLHNFKRSDVSRRVLGGQTEFLGDIKAGDILGFNLGMGLALNEKAAISIGYDQSIVDKTEQDGEEVAGAVRTTLGTLLLGGTYRFSDRMSLNVALGVGVTRDTPDVTFTARLPINF; translated from the coding sequence ATGAAAGGGACGTCTCTGATGGACGTGGCACCGCTGGCACTGGCGGTCGGGCTGGGCGTGCATGCGGGGCAGGCGACCGCGCAGGAAGTGGCCGCACCCGCGACACCGCCCCCGCCGATCCCGACGCAGCCTTACGAGATCACCGCCGATGCGCGGCTGGACGCCCTGCAACGGCAGCTCAACGAGCAGACCCAGCGCCTGCAGCAGATGCGTGAGCTGATGCAGGCACAGGAGCAACAGATCTTCGGTCTGCAGAATGCGTTGAACGAGGAGATCCTCGCCAACGCGCGCGCACGTGGCGCGCCTGCGCCGGTGATCGTGCCATCGCTGAACCAAGCCCCGACGTTCCGCGATACCCCGGCGGGCGCGCCGGGCTACATTGTCGTCGGTCCGCAGCCGGCACCGGAACGTGCGGCGCCCGCAGAGGGAGCCGCTGCCGTCCATGACGCCACGCAGGTCGCGCAGGCCGGGGCGCCTCGCGGCACCCCATCTACGTCGAGCGCGCAGGCGCAATCACCGGCCGCGTCCGGCAGCGACGCGCAGACTCCGCAACGGGTAGGGCAGGCGCCGGAGAGTGACTCGCGGCCGCCGGAAGTGGCGCAGATCTTCGACCAGCCCGGCGTGCTGACGCCGAAGGGCAAGCTGGTGCTGGAACCGGCCATCCAGTACGGCTATTCGGCGAACGACCGCGTCGCGCTGGTCGGCTACACCATCATTCCGGCCATCCTGATCGGGCTGATCGATGTGCGGCAGGTGAAGACCACCACCGCGGTCGCCACGCTGACCGGGCGCTACGGCGTCAGCCGGCGCATGGAACTGGAAGCCAAGCTGCCCTATGTCTACATCCACAGCGATACCGTCAGTCGCGAGATCTTCACCGGTTCAGCGCAGGACCGCGTGTTCAATGCGCGCGGCAGCGGCATGGGCGACGTGGAGGTCACCGGGCGCTACCAGCTCAATCGTGGCGGCGCCGACAAGCCGTTCTACATCGCGTGGCTGCGCTACAAGAGCCGCACCGGGCGCGATCTGTTCGACGTCACCACCGATTGCGTGACCCGCTGCGTCGCCAATACCACCGGCACCGGCCTGCCGTTGGACCTGCCCACCGGCAGTGGCTTCAATGCGCTGCAACCCGGCATCACCTGGCTGTATCCCTCAGATCCAGTGGTGTTCTTCGGCAGCCTCAGCTATCTGCACAACTTCAAGCGCAGCGATGTGTCGCGGCGCGTGCTGGGCGGGCAGACCGAGTTCCTGGGCGACATCAAGGCCGGCGACATCCTCGGCTTCAACCTGGGCATGGGCCTGGCGCTCAACGAGAAGGCCGCCATCAGCATCGGCTACGACCAGAGCATCGTCGACAAGACCGAGCAGGACGGTGAAGAGGTCGCAGGCGCCGTACGCACGACCCTGGGCACGCTGTTGCTGGGCGGGACGTACCGCTTCAGCGACCGCATGTCGTTGAACGTCGCGCTCGGCGTGGGCGTCACCCGCGATACGCCGGACGTGACCTTCACCGCGCGCCTGCCGATCAACTTCTGA
- the hemN gene encoding oxygen-independent coproporphyrinogen III oxidase has protein sequence MGIDSPSPLFDADLLRRYDTPGPRYTSYPTAPQFSARFGAQELREHASASNRQEHARPLSLYVHVPFCTSPCFYCGCNRVITRDKARGELYLDYLYREIARMAPLFDSGRPVVQLHFGGGTPNFLTPVQIADCVAELRSQFSFAAAATMDFSIELDPRFVTPADIGELARVGFNRASLGVQDFDPVVQKAVNRLQGIDETLAIMAACREHGLRSVNIDLIYGLPRQTREGFARTLDIVVGARPDRIAVYSYAHLPQLFKPQQRITQEELPDPETKLALLQCAIERLVAAGYVYIGMDHFALPGDDLARAQARGDLHRNFMGYTTHAESDLVGFGVSAISHVGDSFSQNPRDIPGWERAIDDGRLPVWRGMPLDRDDVIRAEVIQELMCHGRLDYARIGNRFGLDFATYFADALPRLQALADDGLLAFTRVGFQATPKGRLLLRVIAMCFDRYLAPAAAPDASRFSRTV, from the coding sequence ATGGGCATCGACTCTCCCTCCCCGCTGTTCGATGCGGACCTGCTGCGGCGCTACGACACGCCGGGGCCGCGTTACACCTCTTATCCGACCGCGCCGCAGTTCAGCGCCCGCTTCGGGGCGCAGGAACTGCGCGAGCACGCCTCGGCGAGTAACCGCCAGGAGCATGCGCGCCCTCTGTCGCTGTACGTCCACGTGCCGTTCTGTACCAGTCCGTGCTTCTACTGCGGCTGCAACCGGGTGATCACGCGCGACAAGGCGCGCGGCGAGCTTTACCTGGACTACCTGTACCGCGAGATCGCACGGATGGCGCCGCTGTTCGACAGCGGCAGGCCGGTGGTGCAGCTGCATTTCGGCGGCGGTACGCCGAACTTCCTGACCCCCGTGCAGATTGCGGACTGCGTGGCGGAACTGCGCAGCCAGTTCAGTTTCGCGGCGGCCGCCACGATGGACTTTTCGATCGAACTGGATCCGCGCTTCGTGACGCCGGCGGACATCGGCGAACTCGCACGGGTCGGTTTCAATCGTGCCAGTCTGGGCGTGCAGGACTTCGATCCCGTCGTGCAGAAGGCGGTGAACCGTTTGCAGGGAATCGACGAGACGCTGGCCATCATGGCGGCGTGTCGTGAGCATGGCCTGCGTTCGGTGAACATCGACCTGATCTACGGCCTGCCCCGGCAGACGCGGGAAGGATTCGCGCGGACACTGGACATCGTGGTGGGCGCGCGCCCGGACCGCATCGCGGTGTACAGCTATGCGCATCTTCCGCAGCTGTTCAAGCCACAGCAGCGCATCACGCAGGAGGAACTGCCGGACCCGGAGACGAAGCTGGCGCTGTTGCAATGCGCCATCGAACGCCTGGTCGCAGCCGGCTATGTCTACATCGGCATGGATCACTTCGCGCTGCCCGGCGACGACCTGGCACGGGCGCAAGCGCGTGGCGACCTGCACCGGAACTTCATGGGCTACACCACCCATGCCGAAAGCGACCTGGTCGGCTTCGGCGTGAGTGCGATCAGCCATGTCGGCGACAGCTTCAGCCAGAATCCGCGCGACATCCCCGGGTGGGAGCGGGCCATCGATGACGGCAGGCTGCCGGTGTGGCGTGGCATGCCACTGGATCGCGACGATGTGATACGCGCTGAAGTGATACAGGAACTGATGTGCCACGGGCGACTGGACTATGCGCGTATCGGCAACCGGTTCGGACTCGACTTCGCCACGTACTTCGCCGATGCCCTGCCCCGCCTGCAGGCGCTGGCGGACGACGGCCTGCTGGCATTCACGCGGGTCGGCTTCCAGGCCACGCCGAAAGGCCGGCTGCTGCTGCGGGTGATCGCCATGTGCTTCGACCGTTACCTGGCGCCCGCGGCCGCGCCGGACGCCTCCCGGTTCTCGCGCACGGTCTGA
- a CDS encoding MFS transporter, with the protein MLPITALLASVALLLAGNGLLGTLLAMRSQAEGWGERTTGLVMSGYFIGFFLGTFTAPPLIRRVGHIRAFAFHAALAAAAVLVYPLWLEPAGWMALRVVTGMALVGLCTVIESWLNAQAAPEHRSRVFGVYMVVSLLALAAGQLLLDLQPPCSPVLFSVVAILFALAILPVSATRLTPPVLTVAPKIHLLEICRAAPSAAAGAVLAGLALGAFWGLGAVYAASLGLDRAGIGVFMAVTIIGGAALQLPIGRLSDRGDRRSTLALVAAAGAATALLVLRFDGQAQALFFLFGGLAFALYPLAVAHLLDRLPPEQLLAGCSALLLLNGIGAAIGPAAAGALMQRFGPQALPVFFASTLGLLAVVAGGRRLFKVRDLLHPARFHPMLRTTPAALEMLPEIPDAAPEAKVDDPRAN; encoded by the coding sequence CTGCTTCCGATCACCGCCCTGCTCGCCAGTGTCGCCCTGCTGCTGGCCGGCAACGGACTGTTGGGCACCCTTCTCGCCATGCGCAGCCAGGCCGAGGGATGGGGCGAACGTACGACCGGCCTGGTGATGTCGGGTTACTTCATCGGCTTCTTCCTGGGAACGTTCACCGCGCCGCCGTTGATCCGGCGTGTGGGCCATATCCGTGCCTTCGCCTTCCATGCCGCGCTCGCCGCCGCCGCGGTGCTGGTCTACCCGTTGTGGCTGGAGCCCGCCGGCTGGATGGCGCTGCGCGTGGTCACCGGCATGGCGCTGGTCGGGCTGTGCACGGTGATCGAAAGCTGGTTGAACGCGCAAGCCGCGCCCGAACATCGCAGCCGTGTGTTCGGGGTGTACATGGTGGTGTCGCTGCTGGCGCTGGCCGCGGGCCAGTTGCTGCTCGACCTGCAGCCCCCGTGCAGCCCGGTACTGTTCAGCGTGGTGGCCATCCTGTTCGCGCTGGCCATTCTCCCCGTCAGCGCGACGCGACTCACGCCACCGGTACTGACCGTGGCACCGAAGATCCATCTGCTGGAGATCTGCCGCGCGGCGCCAAGTGCCGCGGCAGGCGCCGTACTGGCGGGTTTGGCACTGGGCGCGTTCTGGGGTTTGGGTGCGGTGTATGCCGCCTCGCTGGGGCTGGATCGTGCCGGCATCGGCGTGTTCATGGCCGTTACGATTATCGGCGGCGCCGCGCTGCAGTTGCCGATAGGACGCCTGTCCGACCGTGGCGACCGGCGCAGCACGCTGGCGCTGGTGGCCGCCGCAGGTGCAGCGACGGCGTTGCTCGTACTGCGCTTCGATGGGCAGGCGCAGGCGCTGTTCTTCCTGTTCGGGGGGCTGGCGTTCGCGCTGTATCCGCTGGCCGTGGCGCACTTGCTGGACCGCCTGCCGCCAGAGCAATTGCTGGCCGGCTGCAGTGCGTTGTTGTTGCTCAACGGCATCGGCGCGGCGATCGGGCCTGCCGCCGCTGGCGCGCTGATGCAGCGTTTCGGTCCGCAGGCGTTGCCGGTGTTCTTCGCCAGCACGCTGGGCCTGCTCGCGGTGGTGGCGGGCGGACGCCGCCTGTTCAAGGTGCGCGATCTGCTCCATCCGGCCCGTTTCCATCCGATGCTGCGCACCACGCCTGCCGCGCTGGAGATGCTGCCCGAAATCCCGGATGCCGCCCCCGAGGCCAAGGTCGACGATCCGCGCGCGAATTGA
- a CDS encoding FdhF/YdeP family oxidoreductase: MTERKIPGIDEYEGAAGGWGALAAVARAVKSQMAVGRETSALRRVNQPAGFDCPGCAWPDPKHTSSFEFCENGAKAVSWEATGKRATPAFFAEHTLSELWEWSDHALEDEGRLTHPMAYDGETDRYVPIGWEDAFSRIGEALRALPHPDMAEFYTSGRTSNEAAFLYQLMVREYGTNNFPDCSNMCHEATSVGLPESIGVGKGTVTLDDFAHCDLLFSFGHNPGTNHPRMLSTLREVSKRGVPIVAVNPLRERGLERFTSPQHPAEMLTNTATPIAQTYYQVKIGGDIALLKGMMKWLLDADADDLAAGGKGLLDHAFIAEHTEGLEALREDLANTTWEQIVEHAGLKREDIAAAAQLYANAERVILCYGMGMTQHRRGTQNVQQIANLMLLRGNIGKPGAGIAPIRGHSNVQGDRTVGITEKPTQALVDAIKRTYGFEFPLTHGHDAVEAVRAIRDGRSRALVCMGGNLAVAMPDPETTIPAMRTLDLVVHIATKLNRSHLIPARQAFLLPCLGRTERDVQASGPQSVTVEDSMSMVHASQGGLAPASEHLLSEPAIVAGIAKATLPHTKVDWDGLVGDYDRIRDDIEAVFPIFRDFNRRVREPGGFRLYIGASERDWGPRGKARFLVAPGLGEDPVGGGHELLTLTTVRSHDQYNTTIYGFDDRYRGVSGRRDVVFLNRDDMKARGVAHGDPIEIVSQVAGASRTVSGFIAVEYDLPRGSAAMYYPEGNRLVPLDSHDPQSGTPAYKSIPVTIRTLRDPHADAG; encoded by the coding sequence ATGACTGAGCGCAAGATTCCCGGCATCGACGAGTACGAGGGAGCGGCCGGTGGTTGGGGCGCGCTGGCTGCTGTCGCACGTGCGGTGAAGAGCCAGATGGCGGTCGGTCGCGAGACCTCGGCGTTGCGTCGAGTCAACCAGCCCGCTGGCTTCGATTGCCCGGGTTGCGCGTGGCCCGATCCCAAGCACACCTCGTCGTTCGAGTTCTGCGAGAACGGCGCCAAGGCAGTGTCGTGGGAAGCCACGGGCAAGCGCGCGACGCCTGCCTTCTTCGCTGAGCACACATTGTCCGAGCTGTGGGAATGGAGCGACCACGCGCTGGAAGACGAAGGCCGGCTGACGCACCCGATGGCGTACGACGGCGAGACAGACCGCTACGTGCCGATCGGCTGGGAGGACGCGTTCAGCCGCATCGGCGAGGCGCTGCGCGCGCTCCCGCATCCGGACATGGCCGAGTTCTACACCTCCGGCCGCACCTCGAACGAGGCCGCCTTCCTCTACCAGCTGATGGTGCGCGAGTACGGCACCAACAACTTCCCCGACTGCTCCAACATGTGCCACGAGGCGACCAGCGTGGGCCTGCCCGAGTCCATCGGCGTGGGCAAGGGCACGGTCACGCTGGACGATTTCGCCCACTGCGATCTGCTTTTCAGCTTCGGCCACAACCCCGGCACCAACCATCCGCGTATGCTGTCCACGCTGCGCGAGGTATCGAAGCGTGGCGTGCCGATCGTCGCGGTGAATCCCCTGCGCGAACGCGGTCTCGAGCGCTTCACCTCGCCGCAACATCCCGCCGAGATGCTGACCAACACCGCCACACCGATCGCGCAGACGTATTACCAGGTGAAGATCGGCGGCGACATTGCGCTGCTGAAGGGCATGATGAAGTGGCTGCTGGACGCCGATGCGGACGATCTCGCTGCGGGTGGGAAGGGCTTACTCGACCATGCCTTCATCGCCGAACACACCGAAGGTCTGGAGGCGCTGCGCGAGGATCTGGCGAATACGACGTGGGAGCAGATCGTCGAGCATGCCGGCCTGAAGCGCGAGGATATCGCCGCCGCCGCGCAGCTCTACGCAAACGCCGAACGCGTGATCCTGTGCTACGGCATGGGCATGACCCAGCACCGCCGTGGCACGCAGAACGTCCAGCAGATAGCCAACCTGATGCTGCTGCGCGGGAACATCGGCAAGCCCGGTGCCGGCATCGCGCCGATCCGCGGGCACTCCAACGTGCAGGGCGACCGCACGGTCGGCATCACCGAAAAGCCCACGCAGGCACTGGTCGATGCGATCAAGCGGACCTACGGGTTCGAGTTTCCGCTCACCCACGGCCATGATGCGGTGGAAGCCGTGCGCGCGATCCGCGATGGCCGCTCGCGGGCGCTGGTGTGCATGGGCGGCAATCTGGCGGTCGCCATGCCCGACCCGGAAACGACCATCCCCGCGATGCGCACGCTCGACCTGGTCGTGCACATCGCCACCAAGTTGAACCGCTCGCACCTGATCCCCGCCAGGCAGGCCTTCCTGCTGCCGTGCCTGGGCCGCACCGAGCGCGACGTGCAGGCCAGCGGCCCGCAATCGGTGACGGTGGAGGACTCGATGTCGATGGTGCACGCCTCGCAGGGCGGCCTGGCACCGGCCTCCGAGCACCTGCTGTCGGAACCGGCCATCGTCGCCGGCATCGCCAAGGCCACGTTGCCGCACACCAAGGTGGACTGGGACGGACTGGTCGGCGACTACGACCGCATCCGCGACGACATCGAAGCGGTGTTCCCGATCTTCCGCGATTTCAACCGCCGCGTGCGCGAGCCGGGCGGCTTCCGCCTGTACATCGGCGCGTCCGAGCGCGACTGGGGGCCGCGTGGCAAGGCCCGGTTCCTGGTCGCACCCGGACTCGGCGAGGATCCCGTCGGCGGCGGACACGAGCTGCTGACGTTGACCACGGTCCGTTCGCACGATCAGTACAACACCACGATCTACGGCTTCGATGATCGCTACCGTGGCGTCAGCGGCCGGCGCGACGTGGTGTTCCTCAATCGCGACGACATGAAGGCGCGCGGCGTGGCGCATGGCGATCCGATCGAGATCGTGTCGCAGGTGGCAGGCGCGTCGCGCACGGTGTCGGGGTTCATCGCGGTCGAATACGACCTGCCTCGCGGATCGGCGGCGATGTACTACCCGGAAGGCAACCGGCTGGTGCCGCTGGACAGCCACGATCCGCAATCCGGTACGCCGGCCTACAAGTCGATTCCGGTCACGATACGCACGCTGCGCGATCCGCATGCCGATGCCGGCTGA
- the fdhD gene encoding formate dehydrogenase accessory sulfurtransferase FdhD yields MPADRIEGLARRDVVDVTGGESTMREDRLAEEVPLAIHCNDEPLAVMMVSPCDLLDFGQGFAMTELGLAADELVAVETQSLLEGIRLDLRTRHSVATRGAQQQRWLPGRSGCGICGQRHLEDVVRTLENVPRGRGIDPSALQVALVGIKQRQPLNAATGAIHAAAWAQADGTLVLVREDVGRHNALDKLIGAMQQRGIDAGSGFALVTSRASYEMVAKAAMAGIPLLAAMSAPTALAVDLANGCGMTLAGFVRTRRHVVYSHAWRLADA; encoded by the coding sequence ATGCCGGCTGATCGCATCGAGGGCCTGGCGCGGCGCGATGTCGTCGACGTCACCGGCGGCGAGTCGACCATGCGCGAAGACCGGTTGGCCGAAGAAGTGCCGCTGGCGATCCACTGCAACGACGAACCGCTGGCGGTGATGATGGTGTCGCCGTGCGACCTGCTGGATTTCGGCCAGGGCTTCGCGATGACCGAGCTCGGCCTCGCGGCGGATGAGCTGGTTGCGGTGGAGACGCAATCGCTGCTGGAAGGCATCCGGCTCGATCTGCGCACGCGCCATTCCGTGGCTACGCGCGGCGCGCAACAACAACGCTGGCTGCCGGGGCGCAGTGGCTGCGGCATCTGCGGTCAGCGTCATCTCGAAGATGTGGTCAGGACGTTGGAGAACGTGCCACGGGGTAGGGGCATCGATCCATCCGCACTGCAGGTCGCGCTGGTCGGGATCAAGCAGCGGCAGCCCCTGAATGCCGCCACCGGCGCCATCCACGCGGCCGCATGGGCGCAGGCCGACGGCACGCTGGTGCTGGTGCGGGAAGACGTCGGTCGCCACAACGCGCTGGACAAGCTGATCGGCGCGATGCAGCAGCGCGGCATCGACGCCGGATCAGGATTCGCCCTGGTCACCAGCCGGGCGAGTTACGAGATGGTGGCGAAGGCGGCAATGGCCGGCATTCCACTGCTGGCGGCGATGTCGGCGCCGACCGCCCTGGCGGTGGATCTCGCGAACGGATGCGGCATGACCCTGGCCGGTTTCGTGCGCACGCGACGCCACGTGGTCTACAGCCATGCGTGGCGCCTGGCGGACGCCTGA
- a CDS encoding LacI family DNA-binding transcriptional regulator, whose protein sequence is MKKTSKAVRRKGGAVTIDEVAAHAGVSPMTVSRVVNGHAGVRDGNRERVMRSVRELGYRPNLAASSLAAAQHTCIALIYTNPSSSYLRELLVGALRGSARAAAQLAIATWDGLDADGRRAAARQLATSVAGVILPPPLCESKAIVSEFRHAGVPVVSIASGHFSDTISCVRIDDHRASHDMVSYLIARGHTRIGYIKGDPNQTASAHRWQGYRDALAEAGIAYDDKLVQPGYFTYRSGLDAAEKLLALRRPPSAIFASNDDMASAVVSVAHRRGLDVPRDLSVVGFDDTSAATMVWPELTTIHQPVAAMADAAIDILLREIRRTAPSPRVIVNHVVPHQLVARDSVADRTGA, encoded by the coding sequence GTGAAGAAGACCAGCAAAGCAGTGCGCAGGAAGGGCGGCGCCGTCACCATCGACGAGGTGGCGGCGCATGCCGGCGTGTCGCCGATGACCGTCTCCCGCGTGGTCAACGGCCATGCCGGTGTGCGCGATGGCAACCGCGAGCGCGTCATGCGCAGCGTGCGCGAACTGGGTTACCGCCCCAATCTGGCCGCCAGTTCGCTCGCGGCGGCGCAGCACACCTGCATCGCGTTGATCTACACCAATCCCAGCTCCAGCTACCTGCGCGAGCTGCTGGTCGGCGCACTGCGTGGATCGGCACGGGCGGCGGCGCAGCTGGCGATCGCCACCTGGGATGGCCTGGACGCCGACGGACGCCGCGCAGCGGCACGGCAACTGGCCACCAGCGTGGCCGGTGTCATCCTTCCGCCCCCGCTCTGCGAGTCGAAGGCGATCGTGTCGGAGTTCCGGCATGCCGGCGTGCCCGTCGTGTCCATCGCGTCCGGCCACTTCAGCGACACCATTTCCTGCGTGCGCATCGATGACCATCGCGCGAGCCATGACATGGTCTCGTACCTGATCGCACGCGGTCACACACGCATCGGCTACATCAAGGGCGACCCCAACCAGACCGCCAGCGCGCACCGCTGGCAGGGCTACCGCGACGCGCTGGCCGAAGCCGGCATCGCCTACGACGACAAGCTCGTCCAGCCCGGCTACTTCACCTACCGGTCCGGCCTGGACGCGGCGGAGAAGCTGCTCGCGCTGCGCCGCCCTCCCAGCGCGATCTTCGCCAGCAACGACGACATGGCCTCGGCAGTGGTGTCGGTGGCGCATCGTCGCGGCCTCGACGTGCCGCGCGATCTCTCCGTGGTCGGTTTCGACGACACCTCGGCGGCGACGATGGTGTGGCCTGAACTGACCACCATCCACCAGCCGGTCGCCGCCATGGCCGACGCTGCCATCGACATCCTGTTGCGCGAGATCCGGCGCACCGCGCCGTCCCCGCGCGTGATCGTCAACCATGTGGTGCCGCACCAGCTGGTGGCGCGCGACTCGGTCGCGGACAGGACCGGCGCCTGA